In the genome of Prosthecobacter dejongeii, one region contains:
- a CDS encoding helicase-related protein: MEQPLPGQRWVSDSEPELGLGVVMKAEFGRVEIFFPAAGGHRQYAIKTAPLRRVHFMAGDTIKTHDGKTLEVESVEDRKGMLFYIGTDREVSEAELSDTISFSKPEDRLMAGQIDELRNFDLRIEALKRRAAMRQSTVRGFCGGRVDLLPHQMYIANEVASRLVPRVLLADEVGLGKTIEASLILHRLHLTGRAERILILVPEPLVHQWFVELYRRFHLTFSIYDEDRCDVLETEEEGVNPFLESQLILCSTSFLANSASRAAQAAEAGWDLLVVDEAHHLEWSAQAVSPSYSLVENLTSKIPGLLLLTATPQQLGPEGHFARLRLLDSNRYADLEQFLAESGHYEEVAKAMDRLASGKNLTAADEKLFVRKSPHLKEQLTALKKGAEDAREKLISSLLDEFGTGRVMFRNTRAALTGFPEREAKLVPLTGGDEPLEAKVKWLAKLLKELGEEKVLLICRTRKLAEQVHEKLLHEINVNAALFHEGLTLMQRDRQAAYFAEEDGARILLCSEIGSEGRNFQFAHHLVLFDLPEDPELLEQRIGRLDRIGQTTTIHIHVPYIKASGEEVLARWYHEGLNAFEKNLHGATEIVESLREELAPLLASMKAAPLKAFIKKSQEQRKLVTAKLEKGHDRLLELNSCKPERAEAVIEAIRAQDADTEFEEFFIRLVDHFGLHVEEHGNRSYVLMPAHLTTDKFPALPDEGLLASFERTRALSRENMAFLTQDHPMVRGALDLLLGSESGNSSFGLWRSAGSEGLILETHFVVECIAPTALHVDRFLAAVPIRIVVDHTNKDRGDDAGYMHAKIEKGSPTRLLENAGIKRKIFPAMLGKSRKLAEAEMAKLIAEATETMKAQLQAEVDRLEDLRQINDHVRPEEIEAAKTQMTALEEAIASARPRLDSLRLVLQST, from the coding sequence ATGGAACAACCTCTCCCTGGACAACGCTGGGTCAGCGATAGCGAACCTGAACTCGGACTCGGTGTGGTGATGAAGGCCGAATTCGGCCGGGTGGAGATCTTTTTCCCGGCTGCAGGCGGGCATCGCCAGTACGCCATCAAGACCGCCCCTCTCCGCCGTGTTCACTTCATGGCTGGCGACACCATCAAAACCCACGACGGCAAAACGCTGGAAGTGGAGTCCGTGGAAGACCGCAAAGGCATGCTCTTTTACATCGGCACGGACCGTGAAGTGAGCGAGGCCGAACTGTCCGACACCATCAGCTTCAGCAAGCCTGAGGATCGTCTCATGGCTGGGCAGATTGATGAGCTGCGGAATTTTGACCTGCGCATTGAGGCCCTGAAACGCCGTGCGGCCATGCGCCAATCCACCGTGCGCGGTTTCTGCGGGGGCCGTGTGGACCTGCTGCCGCACCAGATGTACATCGCCAATGAAGTGGCCAGCCGTTTGGTGCCACGCGTGCTGCTGGCGGATGAAGTGGGCCTGGGCAAGACCATCGAGGCCAGCCTCATTCTGCATCGCCTGCATCTCACGGGTCGGGCCGAGCGCATCCTCATCCTGGTGCCGGAGCCGCTGGTACATCAATGGTTCGTCGAGCTCTACCGCCGCTTCCACCTGACCTTCTCCATTTACGACGAAGACCGCTGCGACGTGCTGGAGACCGAGGAAGAGGGCGTCAATCCCTTCCTGGAAAGCCAACTCATTCTTTGCAGCACCAGCTTTCTGGCGAATTCCGCAAGCCGCGCCGCTCAGGCCGCAGAGGCGGGCTGGGACCTCCTGGTGGTGGATGAAGCGCATCACCTGGAATGGAGCGCGCAAGCGGTCAGCCCTTCCTACTCGCTGGTGGAAAATCTCACCTCGAAGATCCCGGGGCTCCTGCTTCTTACCGCGACCCCACAACAGCTCGGGCCTGAGGGGCACTTCGCCCGTCTGCGTTTGCTCGACTCGAATCGCTACGCGGACCTGGAGCAATTCCTAGCCGAATCTGGTCACTATGAAGAAGTGGCTAAGGCCATGGATCGTCTGGCCTCGGGCAAGAACCTCACGGCAGCGGATGAAAAACTCTTTGTTAGGAAGTCACCACACCTGAAGGAGCAACTCACCGCCCTGAAAAAAGGCGCTGAAGATGCGCGTGAAAAACTGATCTCTTCCCTGCTGGATGAATTCGGCACGGGCCGCGTCATGTTCCGCAACACCCGCGCTGCCCTCACGGGTTTCCCAGAGCGAGAGGCCAAACTGGTGCCGCTGACCGGTGGGGACGAGCCTTTAGAGGCCAAAGTCAAGTGGCTGGCCAAGCTGCTGAAGGAACTGGGCGAAGAAAAAGTCCTGCTGATCTGCCGCACGCGCAAGCTGGCCGAGCAGGTGCATGAGAAGCTGCTGCATGAGATCAACGTTAATGCCGCCCTCTTCCATGAAGGTCTTACGCTGATGCAGCGCGACCGCCAGGCTGCCTACTTTGCCGAAGAAGATGGGGCCCGCATCCTGCTGTGTTCCGAGATCGGCAGTGAGGGGCGCAACTTCCAGTTCGCGCATCACCTCGTGCTCTTTGACCTGCCGGAAGATCCGGAGCTTTTGGAGCAGCGCATCGGTCGTCTTGACCGCATCGGCCAGACGACGACCATTCACATCCACGTGCCTTACATCAAGGCCAGTGGCGAGGAGGTGCTGGCCCGTTGGTACCACGAGGGCCTGAACGCCTTTGAGAAAAACCTGCATGGCGCGACGGAGATCGTCGAGTCCCTGCGCGAAGAATTGGCCCCGCTACTGGCCTCCATGAAGGCGGCTCCGCTGAAAGCCTTCATCAAAAAATCTCAAGAACAGCGCAAGCTGGTGACGGCCAAACTCGAAAAGGGTCACGACCGTCTGCTGGAGCTGAACTCCTGCAAACCGGAGCGCGCCGAAGCCGTCATCGAAGCCATCCGCGCTCAAGATGCCGACACTGAATTCGAAGAATTTTTCATCCGTCTCGTGGACCACTTTGGCCTGCATGTGGAGGAGCATGGCAACCGCAGCTACGTGCTGATGCCCGCCCACCTCACCACGGATAAATTCCCCGCTCTGCCAGACGAAGGTCTGCTGGCCAGCTTTGAACGCACCCGCGCCCTGTCGCGTGAAAACATGGCCTTCCTCACCCAGGATCACCCGATGGTCCGTGGTGCGTTGGATCTTTTGTTAGGCAGCGAAAGCGGCAACAGCAGCTTCGGCCTCTGGCGCAGCGCTGGCAGCGAAGGCCTGATTTTAGAGACGCATTTCGTCGTCGAATGCATCGCCCCCACCGCCCTGCATGTGGACCGTTTCCTGGCCGCCGTGCCCATCCGCATCGTGGTGGATCACACCAACAAAGACCGGGGTGACGACGCGGGCTACATGCACGCGAAGATCGAAAAAGGCAGCCCGACACGCCTGCTGGAAAACGCCGGCATCAAACGCAAAAT